The Solanum dulcamara chromosome 2, daSolDulc1.2, whole genome shotgun sequence region AGCCAAAATTACACTTTCTTTGAATGGCAaatcattttcttgattttcctcttgtggttcttgattttttttgcaTAGTAGTACTTTTGGTTCTTGATGAAAAATTGAACTTGTAGCCACTTGTTCAAAAAATAGCCTTTCTGATCTAGCCccttttatgatttcttcatgGGATTCTATTGAAATGATATTGCTAGTTGATGATTGATCTGATGATGAATTTGTGAAAGAAGATTGTGGGGTTTCAATTCCATCAAAAGGGTCAAAGAAAACTGAATTTATAGTCTTGAAAATGTTGTCATCAGCTCTAAAAGATAGAGTCTTGGAATGTGTACAAGATGGCCATTGCCAAGTGGCTAGccctatttcttttttcttgaaaatagaAGAGATCTTCAATTTTTTGGCCATATTTGTAAAAGTTTTGAACTTGggattttttttgattttgggATTATGTTTTTCTAAGTTCTTGTTGAATATAGAGTTTTaatggagttttttttttcgGATATGAAAACTTGTGACTATTCGAGTATATAATgtagagaagagagaggaagGTGGAAAGGAAATGGGAGTAGTAGGACATTTCATGTGTCTATTTAATTGTTGGCTTGAAAAAATCAATATTATTAAATGCAAATGAACATAGTACTACTTCTCGGAGTTTTGGGTTCgaattctaaataaaaataagtcaaatagAGAGTTGATTTTTGCTTTTTCCAGTCGAGAAATTatcgaaaataatttttttatcttcaAGATATGAATAAGTTCTGTATATTCAATTCTTTTCAGACCTTATTTTGTGAAATTACACtggatatattattattgtacagAATGTTGATTTTTCATTCTTAATAAGAAATCTTAGGCTCAAACCCTAAAAGTAAAACATAACAGTATTTATCTACCCTTAACAAGAAATTTTACCTAGAGCGAATTTGAATTTGTCGGAGTGAAACTTAACATGACTTCTCTACTCTTAAAGAAGAGATCTTATTCAAGGCGAATTTGAATTAGTCGACCCTCAAAACGAatataaaacaaatataatgCTCATAATTTCCAAAATTATTATCTTTCTCATATCAGATCATCCAAAAAAGCACCACTTTTAACTTAATCAATAGAGAAGGAATAGGACATAATATTACTTATTGTTAGTCAACTGAAATTAAACAATATTGGACTtagaatctttttttttaatcaagtgTGCTTAGCCAACAAATTGCAGCCTCCTTTATTGTTTAATGTCTTAAtctctcatttcatttacaACTCATGAATATATTATATGTTGGATATAAAATTTCAATGGAAGATTTGTGATAAGATGTGTTCCTCAAACATCATATGCAATAATACTAATAGGAGTTTCCTATCTTCTTGCCTAGGAAATTAAAATGGccctttatttttctaaaatttcccTCTATACCATATGtggtttttttcttttctcatccttTTTTTTTCCACATTTATATACcttgaaatgaaaattttaaagtaaCAATAAATTCTTATTTGTCTGATTTATAGGTCACAAGTTTAAACTATGAAATCAACCACTGATATTTGTGTCAGGATATGATGCCTATATTACATCCTTTTAAAAATGACTCTTCCCCATACTCTCCACCGAATTGCCTTTATATATATCCCTTTTTAATCGAGATGTATTTtaccttaaaagaaattaacgtgacattatttttgaaacaaaataataagtaaatagTATCGCACAATATTAACCATGCCTTAAGGTCAATAATGTGGTATGAGGAAAAGGACTTAATTGTGTCAttattatgaaatttatgtCATGTGGTAATAATTAAGTTGAAtatctaaaaaagaaaaaaattaggcAGACATCATGTGAGTTATTTATGGGAATATTAACAACTCTCACACACCAAAGAAAAGCACAAATCCATGGCAATATAATTAAAGAGGTCAGAATTCAGAAAGGGactgaattcaaaattttatagtAAGGtggtactattattattttgcaactattttattaattatatatttaagttatatatactaACTTTcactagaaaaaaataaaatttaacagataaattttatcaataatAGCGATTAGCGTCTCATCCTTAAATACGTTGAGATCGATTATATGAATCTTGTTTTCATTATTATAAATTAACAAGTTTTTCACTGATTGTCAATCTATTACAGGTCCACAACCCTTTTTCTTTATCGGGGCTTGGGACTTCCGATGTAAGTAAGCTCACACAAGAAAAATTCCAtcaataaactaaaaaaaatcattttcaaactCATTTAATGATGGATTAGCACAAATTATCAAGaattataaaaaagaaatcATGTTTATGGACAAGGTATTAATTTAGCAACGTAGCTAATTTTTTTAAGTGATGtaaaatgaattttgattatCGTTATAATTTAATCAGTTATAACAagttattattctattttataaattatcGTATTAAGATTGCTACATAATTTACTTATGGTTGTAAGTTAATTTAATCTtataatataaaaacaaaaaaatatattttcaagcaTAAAATATAAACTCTTTAGTAATAATTATTGGCATATACTGTAAGGTTTCTCCAAACTCTATTGGAGACATCCCAACGTCCATAAATTGATAGCTGCTAATTTCTTTAGTTTATAATAAAAAAGTGcataacaaatttatatttaaaaagtacACACAAATAAAAAGTTATAAGATAAACATTACCAAATCAGACGGCCGGATTTATTATTGAAGTTACGTATTTGGTAAAATTCAGTATTTTGtctcaaatcaaatcatgtattTGCTTTAAGAAATTTACTTaactatgtataaatatatattctgAACCTAATTCATGTCCTAATTaaattcaaaactcataaatttaaaatttcagaTAATTCATTCTAAGAGATAGCCTGAGTGGATCGAAAGTTCTAAACTAGAAAGTAGAGGCGAATCTAACGACATATTTACAAGTTTACATGAATTCAATAACTTTTGTCTACGCTCGTATATATACTAAGAAATTTACTAAgtcattataaatattttacgTTGAATCactataaaatttataaatttcaaatcataaAGTCGTCTTTGATAGAAAATATAATCACATACGATAATTGAAAATTATGAGTCTCTTTTTTCTGTTAGAATAAGATACATGAGTTTGTCCTAAGTTAAAATAAAACACAATATGTCATAATTAGTTGCAAGAGAGTTgttgattcatcaaaattatggtAAGATTTCAGTTTCTGTGATGCAGCCTTATCAACTGCCATGTAGTTTCATGACTTCCACGTAAGTGGTGGAGCCAGAATTTTTAATAAgagatttaaaatttgaagaaatagaCACACAAATTAGttgaagggggttcgacatttACTAttgatacataaaaaaatattttaatcgtgtataaatagtataatttttcgctaAAGGGGATTCGGATGAACCCTCTAGCCACAATGTGGCTCCGCCTCCGCTTGCATGCATAAATAACATatgatgagtttttttttaattctcatTTGAGATtcgatattcatataatatgtAAGGTTCATTTTTAAAGTGACGACACTtgcaataaaaaaattatttttaaaattgaatccaaattttttaattaagaataaatgaATTCCGATCGCTCAATTCTCATGAGCTTATGATGAGTTTCCATCCATAATTTCCAGTAGGACCCAATTTTCTTGTCTTTTTAATACTAGACCTTATGTTTTTAATACCAAAATAGAAAGGGGAAAAATACCATTATTGTGGGTGTATTTGGTAAGAAGAAAaatgtgtttttcttttttaaaatagaaaatcttaaaaatgaGTGAATTTCtgacttatttttttaatagctAAGCAAAAATTCGTTAAGAGGTGGGCGTTGGGAGTGTTTGGTCGGTGGAAGAAGATAATggacttgaaatattttttttatgaaacttATTTTTCTTGCTTAGTACTTACCATTAGGAAtatcaattttctcattttaagaaatttattttcgtacaaaaaataatttgaccaaccaaacatgagagAATTGAAAAAGTGTTTCCTCCATACCAATTACACACCCTAAATTGCAGGTCCATACATATgcacattcaaaatttaaagtccATATATAAGttcaattttaagaattttagtACTGGATCAATGTATTTTTTGAAATTACGGGTTGTAAATTACTATTTGTTATTCTTTCTGTCTGGATTTATGTGACATTATTTGACTGGACATAAGTTTTATAAGGAAGGATTACACAAATTCCataatgttaagaactaattataTTCTATCTCTTCTCATTttgaaattacaaaaattccttaaatttggTGAAATCCGAATACATTCCAAAACGTCCTTATACatcacataaagtgatgtatccgactgaTACATTGCGTAAATTGATGCATACGACTGATAACGTGATGTATTTGACGTCCagtacatcacgtaaagtgatatatctgaccgatacatcgcgtaaagtgatataTCTGACATCTTGATACATTaagtaaagtgatgtatccgactgatacatcgcgtaaagtgatgtatccgagaatAGGAGAGATGAGTAgggattttgtatttttttcaaatagtaattttttttagaaaatatagtaaaataagttgtgtatttagataatttttccattttataaaggacgaaaaacttttaaaatttgtgatttaaaataacaataacattcCTAATGTTGTCTCACATAATAGGATTTAGGGAAGGTATAGTGTATATGCATGCAGATCTTACTCCTACCTCGGTATAAAGCAGTTGTTTTCGATAAATCATCTGCTCAACGAGAAACAATCCAAAGCAATCCAGAAAAAGAAGTAACAAAAATACAAATAACGTCAGATAGTAAAAAAATAGTAGATATATAGTAACACAACAAtactacaacaaaataacatAAGGGCTAGTCGAAGCACAAGAAACAATAGATAGTTACAAAAGTTGAAGGACAGGAAACTACAGGAGCAACATATATACTATTGACTAATGGTATGTGCAGACAACACACCACACTGTTACCTACTAATTTCTACCCTAATTCGAATTGTCACGATCTAaaatcgggtgtgatggcaTTCATCTCAAtacaccgagacaagtcagcctaaaatccaacggaaagtaaatgcggaagtaaatgagataaaacaaggtttgacttagtaaaaaaaataaatagataatctcaaaatctctcaagactggttgtcacgtgtacaagccactaatacattaccgaagtacgaaagaaaatacagtcacaatatctttgtctctagaatatgattaaaacatattaaaagagtaagaaGTGTTCGgtagatggatgtaacaactacctcaacactcgagatgataacCTCAGATGTGGTAGAAAATACTAAGAGATTAAGCAAGTCCAGGCTCACAActtacacaagtgtagaagcaagggatgagtaccaaacaacacggtactcagcaagtggacaactaaaactaagcaaagctcaatagatacagtACTCGTGTCCTCCCAATAGAACCTCCTtcactacaacctgcataaaaccaaccCATATAATACAGTCCATGAATACTCATTAATAGTCTCAtcaaatgaatcatatcaagtcaagtttagcatatacagagcaatagaggggtaaacacaaattcacaaatatcataaaggtgcaatgcaatacaatgaaatgatgcatgtctgtcctatcggtacacatctcCTGAATCACAATTCGAAATCCATGGAGAACATTTCTATCCATGTAACCCGCCACGGGGCGTGTGGCCCGACTCCTTGTGTTTTATTATATCTGCCACAAagcgtgtggcctgaccccgtttgttttatatcattttcagtctcatcACAGTAtattagaaccaatgcaatcaatccATGTTCATACCATTCACAATAATAGCATGATATTAGTAATAATTCTcacatctcatatcaatatagatatttcacatgtccaaaacaagtcaataatctcatcacatcaatcacaCCAATACACATCATTAGAttgccattttatacccctcatttccatttttaaggtcaatcatacagtcaataatgcTCATTACTCCCCAGTGCACATAACAAGGACATACAAACATCTAAAAACTTAAACTGGGGTTTAGAAATTCACCTGCCTCAAttaattgaataatcacttcaaaacttgagcctttcgtaacgctcccgaacgatcaaaatctgttcaaataatTTATTACAATAAGCTTTCGGAACTAACAACACTCATGTTACTATATGACTAGCCTAGACCCAAGAACTCACCCAAATCTATGATTAATTTCCTCAATCTCAAGCTTTGAGTTAAGCCTCAATTTCTTtcaataacataaatctaattatattcatataatacaatacacctattatttaattacctatctcaatatatcaaaacttgaattacaATATGATAACCATAAGAAAAATTTTATCCTGAAATTATACTACGCCATCAGTAACCTACAATTAAGATATCAACATGCAAGCTTGACCTATATTATACCAAAACACATCACAATCTAATCgttcaaataattaatgcatCCTTGGACTTTATTAATATCCCACTcaatatttatcatcattaccttgCTAATTTACTTATAATTTGTTAGTCCACCATTACTTCTTTTTGCCCAAAACATGTCTCCAGCAACCACATACTTACTTTAGttctttttctttgaaaaatataataaataaatgtatgTATGGCATCATACAATTTAATAGCAAAATTGAAAGAATTGGAGTTTCAAATTGATCTTACCTGAAGCAACGTCCTTCTTCCTTTGCAGTTCATGCGCGTATCCGACTCAAGAATATCAAACCCTTTTCGTTACTTAATTCAATATTACACATGGGCTAAGTGACataaggtattaaataaattatgggcttagcccattaattactaactaaattaattattttaaattatccatcaattaaataatCGTAGTTACACGAATAGTTCAAAATttctatttaaaatttatgaaatggGTCTTTTATGAAAGAGAGAGGGTTGGTTCTCAAAATTTCCTAACGGgccattacattatccaccactaaaaatcatgttcgtcctcaaaCATAAACTAAAGGAATATACCTGAAGCCTCAAAAAGATGGGGATATCTAGCACGCATATCAGCCTCcgtctcccaagtcgcctctttgactgaacggtgcttccattgtacctttaatgaagctatctccttggttctaaacTTACGAATCTGCCTATCTAAAATAGCTATAGGCTACTCCTCAAATGTTAGGTTTGGACCCAATTCCATTGAATCGAGTGATAACACATGAAACTCATACGGAACATAATTTCGAgtatggaaacatgaaacatgttatgcacagccgataagctaggtggtaaggccaatctataagccacATCTCCAACTCGCACCAAAATCTCAATTGGGCCAATGAATCGAGGGATGAGCTTGCCCTTCCTTTCGAACCGTATCACGtctttcatgggcgacactcgaagccaaacatgATTACCCTCCATGAACTTcaatggtcgaactctccggtctgcataactcttctgcctactcttggttgtcaagagtctaccctgaatcatacgaacctgctccatagcatctctaagcaagtttGTGTCTAAATAGTTTATCTCAGCtaaatcaaaccacccaataggagatcgacaccgcctaccatacaaagcctcaaatgggtCCATCTgtatgctagagtgataattgttgttacaggcaaactctgctaggggcaagtgttgatcccatctaacaccaaaatcaataacacaagctcggagcATGTCCTTCAACACCTGAAtcgtccgctcggactgaccatcggtatgagggtgaaaagttgtactcatatcaagtctggtgcccaaaccatgctgtaatgcctaccaaaagtgtgaagtaaatactgaacctcGATTCGAAACAATAGACACTGGACACCATGAAGCCGAATGATCTGACTAATATACAATTGGGCTAGCTTATCCACTATGTACCtcaccttaactggaataaaGTAGGCGGACTTGGTCAGTCTATCTACAACCACTAGACCCAAGAACTCACCCAAATCTATGATTAATTTTTTCAATCTCAAGCTTTGAGTTAAGCCCCAATTTCTTtcaataacataaatctaattatattcatataatacaatacacctattatttaattatctatctcaatctatcaaaacttgaattataatttgataaccataaaaaaaaatttatccTGAAATTATATTACGCCATCAGTAACCTACTATTAAGATATCAACATGCAAACTTGACCTATATTATACCAAAACACATCACAATCTAGTCTTCCAAATAATTAATGCATCCTTGGATCTTATTAATATCCCACTCAATATTTGTCATCATTATCTTGCTAATTTACTTATAATTTATTTGTCCACTAATATTTCTTTTTGCCTAAAATATGTCTCCAGCAACCACGTACTTACTTTAGttctttttctttgaaaaaatataataaacaaaTGTATGTATGGCATcatacaattttaaaaaaaaagttgaaagaattggAGTTTCAAATTGATCTTACCTGAAGTAATGTCCCTCTTCCTTTGCAGTTTATGGGCGTATCCGACTCAAGACTATCAAACCCTTTTCATTACTTAATTCAATATTACACATGGGCTAAGTGAcataggatattaaataaactATGGGATTAGCTCATTAATTactaactaaattaattattttaaattatccatcaattaaataatCGTAGTTAAACGAATAGTTCAAAATTTctatttaaaatttacaaaaaaagtcattacattatccaccactaaaaaccatattcgtcctcgaacataaactAAAGGAATATACCTGAAGCCTCAAAAAGATGGGGATATCTAGCACGCATATCAACCTCCGTTTCCTAAGTTGCCTCTCTGACTAAacggtgcttccattgtacctttaCTGAAGCTATCTCTTTGGTTCTAAGTTTATGGAcccgcctatctagaataactataggctcctcctcaaatgtcaggtcTGGACCTAACTCCACTAAATTGAGTAATAACACATGGGACTCATTCGGAACATACTttcgaagcatggaaacatgaaacacgttatgcacagctgataagctaggtggtaaggccaatctataagtcacctctccaactcgcgtcaaaatctcaaataggcCAATGAATCGAGGAGGAACTCAGCCTAGTTCCTCAGTTTCAGTTAGAGGACTAGCACCGCCGGtcagaggtcgaggtagagcccagactagtagaggtggtcGCACTCCTAGTAGTGGTGTTGGTGGTGCTATAGTCCCTCAGggaggaggtagaggtgttGTGCAGGCCAAAGGTGGTAGAGGAGCTCAGTGTTATTCTTTTTTGGGGAGACTTGAGGCTGAGTCTTTCGACGCAGTTATCACAAGTATCGTCCCAGTCTGCCATCGACATGCATCTATGTTATTTGATCTAGGATCTATATTTTTCTATGTGTCTATTTATTTTGCATCTAGCTTTGATTTGACATATGATCGTATGTCCATGCCTGTTCATGTTTCTATACCCTGGGTGAGGCAtgagtggtggatcgagtgtatcgataCTGTCTTGTTTTCTTggtcgggtatgatacttggatagatatgattattctagagatggtagattttgatatgatattgggtatggattgtctttctccctatcatgctattcttgattgttatgctaagactgtcaccttagcgatacctggtgcCCTAAGGATTGAGTGGAAGGTACTAATGACTCCTATCCTAGTAAGGTTATCTCATGTATTTGTGCTCAaaggttgattgatagagggtgtatgtcttatttgacGTTTATTCGAGATACCAGTATTGAGTCACTTTCTTTGGAGACTATTCtggtggttaaggagttttctgatgtatttcctactgatcttcctggtgttcctccggatagggacattgattttgctattgacttaaAGCCTGACACTAAActcatttctattcctccatatcgcatggctccagctgagttgaaggatttgaaggatcagttgcaagacttgttgagtaagagatttattcgccctagtgtgtcGCCTTGGGGTACACCGATTTTGTTTGTAAGGAAAAAAtatgggactatgaggatgtgtattgattataggtagttgaacaaggtaactgttaagaacaagtatcctcttccccgtattgatgatttatttgatcagcttcagggagcGACATTGTTTTctaaaatagacttgaggtctggttatcatcagttgaagattagggcgtcagatatccctaagacaacttttcagactcgttatggccactacgagttcttggtgatgtaatttgggttgaccaatgcccctgcagcattcatggagttgatgaacggGGTGTTTCGCCcgtacttgaattttttttgtgatagtattcattgatgacatcttggtgtattccaagactgaggTAGATCATGTCtgccatttgaggttggtacttcagaagttgagggaagaaaaattgtatgcaaagttctccaagtgtgagttttggcttgattctgtgacattcttgggacacgtggtgtccatagaggggattagagtggaaccggctaagattgaggcagttagaggttggacaaggcctacttctcctactgagattcgtagttttgtggggttagccGATTATTACAGACGGTTCGTGCGgggcttctccactattgcagctccattgactagattgactcagaagaccGTGGATTTTCAATGGTCGCCgaatttaaaataaactttaaataactAATGTATGAATATACATCTCATTAaggattaaattaaattatttttaaatagatTTAGTTTGTCACCAAATTTGTGAACTTACACTTTCAAGGATTGCATCCAAGTGCAAAGTTCCAACAAGGCTTTTAATAGCTATTTTATTTGAAActcaattgtttttttttcaaatcttaAATTAACAAGAAACTTCTGGTGATCCCTCACTCGTGTGATTAAAACATTTGTGATAATAACTTAATAAGAATCTTTGgatttattatattgatttatttttttaaaataaaaaaatctttttgaagGTGCAAAAATAATGTATGTATATGAACTGTTTTGGTCCCCTTTCTTTATGATTTATATAAATGCATGCATCGACAATTGGGGGACACATACCACCTTAACCCTCTATGATTGGGAAGATcatttttaacttaattaatttcaaaatatccAATTAATTAAGAGATTATGTAAGATAATCACTGATCACAATGTCCCTTGATTAAACAAGGGAGTTTGattaatgatgataaataattaaACAATAAAGGGTTTGCAAGTTCCATGCATATTTGTTATTAGTAATATAATAGAAGTCAATTAATGTGTTCTCGCCATAAATGAAGTGAGTGAAAATTATGAGAGATCAGGATTTATAATCTATTTAGCCAAACTTTGTAAAACAATTTATTTTGAGAAATACTTCTTATTAAAAAtgcattttgaaaaattaagtaCTTTACGAGAGTAAAATTTTGTGTTTGgctaaattattt contains the following coding sequences:
- the LOC129878715 gene encoding transcription repressor OFP13-like — translated: MAKKLKISSIFKKKEIGLATWQWPSCTHSKTLSFRADDNIFKTINSVFFDPFDGIETPQSSFTNSSSDQSSTSNIISIESHEEIIKGARSERLFFEQVATSSIFHQEPKVLLCKKNQEPQEENQENDLPFKESVILAMESKDPYLDFKKSMKEMVESQGIKDWDNLQELLAWYLKLNGEVNHGFILGAFVDLLMELVIPTTPSTNSDNSITSYSSVVSSSFSCPSSPLSSLGHKDTEEQENANVP